From the genome of Mucilaginibacter paludis DSM 18603:
TGCAGAGCAACGGAATTACCTATGTGCCCCATGCCACCATACACAACGAATATGCGCTTAACCTGGTAAACGCCACCTATAGCGGGCTTCAAAGGCTCAGCCCAGAAAAAAGGCCATTCATTATAGCCCGGGGCGGCTATGCAGGCATGCAGCGTTACGCAGCATTATGGACGGGAGACTCGGCCTCAAGCTGGGACTTTTTACAAATCAATATACCCGAGGTGCTCAATATCGGTTTATCGGGGATACCCATCAGCGGTTGCGATATCGGGGGCTTTGCCGTTTCAAACGACCCCAATGGCACCACCTCAGGCTTTTATGTGAGCTATGGCAAGGTATATGGCGGTATTACCAATTACGAGCTGTTTACCCGATGGATACAACTGGGCGCATTTTTACCCTGGTTCCGCAACCATTATAACGGGTACAATAAGCAATTCCAGGAGATATACGCCTACGGGGAGCCCGTGCCCACTAACTGCCGCAAGTACATCCAACTGAGGTACAGACTGATCCAGTTATTTTACGATGCCATGTACGAATGGACATTAAACGGCACCCCTATTGCAAGGGCGCTGTTTATTAATGACGGGCACGACCCAAATGTATACAATCATTTAAATGATCAGTTTTTTGTGGGCAAGGATATGCTGGTTGCCCCCATCCTTACCCAGCACGAATCCCTGCCTAATCCTACGCCGCCCTACCGGCAAGTTTACCTGCCGGCAGGATGCAACTGGTATGCTTTCATGAATAACCAATACCCGCTATCAGCACCTGTTCCGGGCGGCACCACCATCAACTATTATGCCGACCTTACCTTGGTACCGATCTACATCCGCGAGGGCGCTATCATCCCTACCCGCGAACTGGAGCAATATGTTGGGCAGCTTCCCGTGAACCCGTTAACCATCAATATTTATCCCGGGAAAGACGACAGCTACCATTTGTATCTGGATGACGGCACTACAACCAATGCGGAAAAGAACGGGCAGTTCCGCTATGTTGAGATAGCGCATCATACAGCCAACAATACAAGGTCGGTAACGCTCACCAGGATCACCGATAATTATCAACCAGCTGAACCTTATTATTTTATAGCTTTACTGCAAACGGGCAAACCATCGGCAGTCAATATTCAAAACAAGGTACTTCCGCAGCTAAGTACACCCGGGCAACTGGCTTCAGCTCCGGTAAACAGCTATTATTGGAACGCCAGCATACAGATCACTTTCATCAAGGTATTTGATAACGCATCGAGCCTTGTAATTAACGCGACATTTTAAATATAAAAAGCATCATGAGTCATTTAATATTCACGTTAGACTTTCACGAAATAGTTCGCGGAAAGCTAAAAAAAGGGCAACAGTGCACCATCAATTACGATCCGCTGCGGCTGGCTACCAGTAAAGAAGGCTTTGTACACGGTAGCCCCGATTTCGAATTTACTGCTTATGTACTTTTTAAGCCTACCGGCCAACAAACCGTTAAACTAAGCTCTGATACCGGCATCGTTCCGGATGCAGTACCACAACGCAACGGCCAGGGTGCTATGCTAACCGGTAATTTTGAGATACCGGAAAACGCGGAAGAGATTATAACCTGGATCAGCATGAAGGATAACCACGGCGAATATTTCTATGACAGCGATTTCGGGAAAAACTTTCATTTCCGTTTAGAAACAGAGGATATAAAGGCTATCGAACCATCGGTAACAAACCATGAAACTTCCGGTTTAGCTAATTTTAGCGTGAAGGTTACTACATCAGCAACGGTAGACCAAGTAATGATACGCTACCGGGTAAGTAACGGATCGAGCCCTTTAACAGAAATTCCGGTTGGCCTTG
Proteins encoded in this window:
- a CDS encoding DUF6209 family protein; protein product: MSHLIFTLDFHEIVRGKLKKGQQCTINYDPLRLATSKEGFVHGSPDFEFTAYVLFKPTGQQTVKLSSDTGIVPDAVPQRNGQGAMLTGNFEIPENAEEIITWISMKDNHGEYFYDSDFGKNFHFRLETEDIKAIEPSVTNHETSGLANFSVKVTTSATVDQVMIRYRVSNGSSPLTEIPVGLVSIPRQDGLTDWSTPDIDVPYGAVTIFDLIYFVDGERYIVENNGNYFITEAV